The following proteins are encoded in a genomic region of Rhizobium sp. ZPR4:
- the araD gene encoding L-arabinonate dehydratase — protein MNSRKKPQDLRSARWFAPDDLRSSGHRSRTMQMGYAPEEWADKPVIAILNTWSDANPCHAHFKHRVEDVKRGILQAGGFPLELPALSLSESYVKPTTMLYRNMLAMEAEELLRSHPVDGAVLMGGCDKTTPGLVMGALSMGLPMIYLPAGPMLRGNYRGEYLGSGSDAWKFWDERRAGTISEKEWVDVEAGIARSYGHCMTMGTASTMTAIAEALGLTLPGASSIPAPDANHIRMSSAVGRRIVEMVWEDLVPAKIVTQAAVNNAVAVAMATGCSTNAVVHLIAMARRAGTNLSLDDLDKAGRTTPVLANIRPTGKTYLMEDFYYAGGLRALMAKLSSKLDLSALTVSGFTLGETLEGAKCYNDDVIRSLDNPVYHEGSLAVLKGNLAPTGAVIKPAACDPRFHKHQGPALVFDSYPEMKKAVDDENLDITPDHVMVLRGAGPQGGPGMPEWGMLPIPKALLKQGHRDMLRLSDARMSGTSYGACILHVSPESHVGGPLALLRNGDIIRLDLEARRIDMLVDEDELQRRRDAWVKPPEKFGRGFGWMFSRHVAQADTGCDFDFLETGFGPTPGEPDIY, from the coding sequence ATGAACAGCAGGAAGAAGCCCCAGGACCTACGCAGCGCCAGATGGTTTGCGCCGGATGATCTCAGAAGCTCGGGACATCGCTCGCGCACCATGCAGATGGGCTATGCGCCCGAGGAATGGGCGGACAAGCCCGTCATCGCCATCCTGAACACCTGGTCGGATGCCAATCCCTGCCATGCCCATTTCAAGCATCGCGTCGAGGATGTGAAGCGCGGCATCCTGCAGGCCGGCGGCTTTCCGCTGGAACTGCCTGCACTCTCGTTGTCGGAAAGCTATGTGAAGCCGACGACCATGCTCTACCGCAACATGCTGGCGATGGAGGCGGAAGAGCTTTTGCGCTCGCATCCGGTCGATGGCGCCGTGCTGATGGGTGGCTGCGACAAGACCACGCCTGGCCTCGTCATGGGTGCACTCTCCATGGGGCTGCCGATGATCTATCTGCCGGCCGGCCCGATGCTGCGCGGCAATTATCGTGGCGAATATCTCGGCTCAGGATCGGATGCCTGGAAATTCTGGGACGAACGCCGCGCCGGCACCATTTCGGAGAAGGAATGGGTTGATGTCGAGGCCGGCATCGCCCGCTCCTACGGTCACTGCATGACCATGGGCACGGCAAGCACAATGACGGCGATCGCGGAAGCGCTCGGCTTGACGCTGCCCGGCGCCAGCTCGATCCCCGCACCTGATGCCAATCATATCCGCATGTCGTCGGCCGTCGGCCGTCGGATCGTCGAAATGGTCTGGGAGGATCTCGTTCCTGCAAAGATCGTGACGCAGGCCGCCGTCAACAATGCCGTCGCGGTGGCGATGGCGACGGGCTGTTCCACCAATGCCGTCGTGCATCTGATCGCCATGGCACGACGCGCCGGCACCAATCTTTCACTCGACGATCTCGACAAGGCCGGGCGCACGACGCCGGTACTTGCCAATATCAGACCGACCGGCAAGACCTATCTGATGGAGGATTTCTATTATGCCGGCGGTCTGAGAGCTTTGATGGCAAAGCTATCTTCCAAGCTCGATCTCTCAGCCTTGACCGTATCGGGCTTCACCCTCGGCGAAACGCTCGAGGGCGCCAAATGCTACAACGACGACGTGATCCGCTCGCTCGACAATCCGGTCTATCATGAGGGCTCGCTTGCGGTGCTGAAGGGTAATCTCGCGCCGACCGGCGCCGTCATCAAGCCCGCCGCCTGCGATCCGCGTTTTCACAAGCATCAGGGACCGGCACTCGTCTTCGACAGCTATCCGGAGATGAAGAAGGCGGTGGACGACGAAAATCTCGATATCACCCCGGATCACGTCATGGTGCTGCGCGGCGCAGGGCCACAGGGCGGCCCCGGCATGCCGGAATGGGGCATGCTGCCGATCCCCAAGGCCCTGCTGAAACAGGGGCATCGCGATATGCTCCGCCTCTCCGACGCCCGCATGAGCGGCACGAGCTACGGTGCCTGCATCCTGCATGTCTCGCCGGAATCGCACGTCGGCGGCCCGCTGGCGCTCTTGCGCAACGGCGATATCATCCGCCTCGATCTTGAGGCGCGGCGCATCGACATGCTTGTCGACGAAGACGAGCTGCAACGCCGTCGCGACGCCTGGGTCAAGCCTCCGGAAAAGTTCGGCCGCGGCTTTGGCTGGATGTTTTCGCGCCATGTGGCGCAGGCCGATACCGGCTGCGATTTCGACTTCCTGGAAACCGGTTTCGGCCCGACACCGGGCGAACCCGACATCTATTGA
- the nadA gene encoding quinolinate synthase NadA, whose protein sequence is MNLPVSASSLYDRVSRVIPKAEWLSFQDDVEAILELKRRHNAVILAHNYQTPEIFHGVADIVGDSLALARKAVEVDADIIVLAGVHFMAETAKLLNPEKKVLIPDMEAGCSLAESITPEDIALLRQAHPGVPVVTYVNTSAAVKAASDICCTSGNARQVVESLGVPKVLMLPDEYLARNVARETNVELIAWHGHCEVHELFTADDIRQLRENYPGVTVLAHPECPPDVVEAADFAGSTAVMSDYVGKKRPSRVVLLTECSMSDNVAVHHPDVEFIRPCNLCPHMKRITLGNIRKALEEGRHEVTVDPAIAADARRAVERMLAI, encoded by the coding sequence ATGAATCTTCCCGTATCCGCATCCTCCCTCTACGATCGTGTCAGCCGCGTCATCCCGAAAGCCGAATGGCTGTCGTTCCAGGATGATGTCGAGGCAATCCTCGAACTGAAGCGACGACATAACGCCGTCATTCTCGCGCATAACTATCAGACGCCGGAAATCTTCCATGGCGTTGCAGATATCGTCGGCGACAGCCTGGCGCTTGCCCGCAAGGCTGTCGAGGTCGATGCCGATATCATCGTGCTGGCCGGCGTGCATTTCATGGCCGAGACGGCGAAGTTGCTGAATCCAGAAAAGAAAGTCCTAATCCCGGACATGGAAGCCGGCTGCTCGCTGGCGGAATCGATCACGCCCGAGGATATCGCCCTGCTGCGTCAGGCCCATCCGGGTGTTCCTGTCGTTACCTACGTCAACACGTCGGCGGCGGTAAAGGCGGCCTCCGATATCTGCTGCACCTCGGGCAATGCGCGGCAAGTGGTGGAATCGCTCGGCGTGCCGAAGGTGCTGATGCTCCCGGACGAGTATCTGGCCCGCAACGTGGCGCGCGAAACCAATGTCGAGCTCATCGCCTGGCATGGGCACTGCGAGGTTCATGAACTCTTCACAGCAGACGATATCCGCCAGCTGCGGGAGAACTATCCCGGTGTGACCGTGCTTGCGCACCCGGAATGCCCACCCGATGTCGTCGAGGCCGCGGATTTCGCCGGCTCGACCGCCGTCATGTCCGACTATGTCGGCAAGAAGCGCCCGTCACGCGTCGTGCTTCTGACCGAATGTTCGATGAGCGACAATGTCGCTGTGCATCACCCGGATGTGGAGTTCATCCGCCCCTGCAATCTCTGCCCACACATGAAGCGCATCACCCTCGGCAACATCCGTAAGGCCCTGGAAGAAGGGCGGCATGAGGTGACGGTCGATCCGGCGATCGCGGCCGACGCACGCCGCGCGGTGGAAAGGATGCTGGCGATATGA
- a CDS encoding L-aspartate oxidase, with product MSEILEELRGRIVIVGSGLAGLMTALTLAPRPVVIVTRALIGAETSSAWAQGGIAASVGEGDSAALHLADTLAAGDGLCDAKVAAKIVAEAPAAIAALERAGVEFDRDVTGELSLGLEAAHSLRRIVHSKGDGSGAAIVRALAEAVARTPSIMVLEGYQAQRLLLDGDRVAGLLCLTDKGSVVLPSSRVVLATGGIGGLFDATTNPVGNFGQGIVLAARAGAQLADMEFVQFHPTALDSRRRPLALVSEAVRGEGALLVNESGERFMAGVEGAELAPRDVVARAISAEIARGGKVFLDARNALGNRFAVRFPVIEALCREAGVDPASDPIPVRPAVHYHMGGVATDENGRSSVPGLWVVGEAASTGLHGANRLASNSLLEAAVMGMRAARDIAGMDAATTRLPKHLPETVAPDAALVRPIVSRHLGVLRNAGAIHGAIAALLPLCESEGPAADPALVALLIAVFANLRMESRGAHARTDFPLKLHHAQRRMMNLSDALDIARSAIPYSIARSA from the coding sequence ATGAGCGAGATCCTCGAAGAACTGAGGGGCCGCATCGTCATCGTCGGCAGCGGTCTTGCCGGATTGATGACGGCACTGACATTGGCGCCTCGGCCTGTCGTGATCGTTACCCGCGCCTTGATCGGCGCGGAAACGTCGAGCGCCTGGGCTCAGGGTGGCATCGCTGCCAGCGTCGGCGAGGGCGATAGCGCCGCTTTGCATCTTGCCGATACGCTCGCTGCCGGCGACGGCCTTTGCGACGCGAAAGTAGCGGCAAAGATCGTCGCGGAAGCCCCTGCTGCCATCGCTGCACTGGAGCGCGCCGGCGTCGAGTTCGATCGCGATGTTACAGGCGAATTATCCCTCGGCCTCGAAGCCGCGCATTCGCTGCGACGCATCGTGCATTCAAAGGGCGATGGCTCGGGTGCTGCCATCGTTCGTGCGCTTGCCGAGGCAGTTGCCCGCACGCCGTCGATCATGGTGCTCGAGGGTTATCAGGCACAGCGGCTGCTGCTGGACGGCGATCGGGTTGCCGGCCTCCTATGCCTCACCGACAAGGGCAGCGTCGTGTTGCCATCCTCGCGCGTCGTTCTTGCGACTGGCGGTATTGGCGGCCTGTTCGATGCCACCACCAATCCTGTCGGCAATTTCGGGCAGGGGATTGTGCTTGCAGCGCGCGCGGGCGCGCAACTCGCCGATATGGAATTCGTGCAATTCCATCCCACCGCACTCGACAGCCGCAGGCGGCCTTTGGCGCTTGTCAGCGAAGCGGTTCGCGGCGAGGGCGCGCTTCTCGTCAATGAAAGCGGCGAGCGCTTCATGGCTGGCGTCGAAGGTGCCGAGCTTGCGCCGCGCGATGTCGTGGCGCGGGCTATCAGCGCGGAAATCGCCCGCGGCGGCAAGGTGTTCCTCGATGCGCGCAATGCGCTCGGCAATCGCTTTGCTGTCCGCTTTCCGGTCATCGAGGCCCTTTGCCGCGAGGCAGGCGTCGACCCGGCAAGCGACCCCATTCCGGTGCGTCCGGCCGTTCACTATCACATGGGTGGCGTGGCGACCGACGAGAATGGCCGAAGCTCCGTTCCCGGCCTATGGGTCGTGGGTGAGGCGGCGTCCACCGGTCTGCATGGCGCCAATCGTCTTGCCAGCAACTCCCTGCTGGAGGCTGCGGTCATGGGCATGCGGGCCGCGCGCGATATTGCAGGCATGGATGCGGCTACGACGAGGTTGCCGAAACATCTTCCCGAGACGGTCGCGCCGGATGCGGCGCTCGTGCGGCCGATCGTGTCGCGGCATCTCGGGGTCCTGCGCAATGCTGGCGCCATTCATGGCGCGATCGCAGCGCTTCTGCCGCTTTGCGAGAGCGAAGGACCGGCCGCCGACCCCGCGCTGGTGGCCTTGCTGATCGCCGTCTTCGCAAATCTCAGGATGGAATCGCGCGGCGCCCATGCCCGCACGGATTTTCCGCTCAAGCTGCATCATGCGCAGCGCCGCATGATGAACCTTTCCGACGCCCTGGATATCGCCAGATCGGCAATCCCCTATTCCATCGCAAGGAGTGCCTGA
- a CDS encoding ABC transporter substrate-binding protein yields MRGFLRCLTAVGMVIAGSFSADAAEKTDISITRQPGILYLASHVMETQKLIEKHAAADGLQGVKVEWRTFSGGGAQTDALLSGNVDIVNTGTGNLLLLWDRTRGKVKGIVTNSAQPVIMVSRDPRIQSLKDIQPGDKIAVPTVGVSTQAILLQMAAAQMYGDDQVHKFDANTVQLGHPDAMAALANQTHEVKNHFSAPPFQYLELKQQGVHKVVDSRDIIGGELTQGTFFTTTQFANANPIIIKAVREATAEAIDFIKKDPKSAVEAYKTVSGDKTSVDDLLAILNEPHMMEFRMDPQGTMKFAAHLYKIGTLKTMPKAWTDYYLPEAADLNGN; encoded by the coding sequence ATGAGAGGATTTCTTCGCTGTCTGACCGCGGTCGGCATGGTGATCGCGGGCAGTTTTTCGGCCGATGCCGCCGAAAAGACCGACATCTCGATCACGCGTCAGCCGGGCATTCTTTATCTCGCCAGCCATGTGATGGAGACGCAGAAGCTGATCGAGAAGCATGCAGCGGCCGACGGTCTTCAGGGCGTCAAGGTGGAATGGCGCACCTTCAGCGGCGGTGGTGCCCAGACCGATGCGCTGCTTTCCGGCAATGTCGACATCGTCAATACCGGCACCGGCAATCTCCTGCTGCTTTGGGATCGCACCAGAGGCAAGGTCAAGGGTATCGTCACCAATTCGGCCCAGCCGGTCATCATGGTTTCGCGCGATCCGCGCATCCAGTCGTTGAAGGATATCCAGCCCGGCGACAAGATCGCCGTGCCGACGGTCGGCGTGTCGACGCAGGCAATCCTGCTGCAGATGGCTGCCGCGCAAATGTATGGCGACGACCAGGTGCACAAGTTCGACGCCAATACGGTGCAGCTTGGCCATCCGGATGCAATGGCAGCGCTCGCCAATCAGACGCATGAGGTCAAGAACCACTTCTCCGCCCCGCCCTTCCAGTATCTCGAGTTGAAACAGCAGGGCGTTCACAAGGTCGTCGATTCGCGCGACATCATTGGCGGCGAGTTGACCCAGGGCACATTCTTCACCACGACGCAGTTTGCAAACGCCAACCCGATCATCATCAAGGCGGTGCGCGAGGCAACGGCGGAAGCCATCGACTTCATCAAGAAGGATCCGAAATCGGCGGTGGAGGCCTACAAGACCGTCAGCGGCGACAAGACCAGCGTCGATGATCTTTTGGCAATTCTGAACGAGCCGCACATGATGGAGTTCCGCATGGACCCGCAGGGAACTATGAAGTTCGCGGCTCACCTCTATAAAATCGGCACGCTGAAAACCATGCCCAAGGCCTGGACAGACTATTACCTGCCGGAAGCAGCCGATCTTAATGGCAACTGA
- a CDS encoding ABC transporter permease, giving the protein MSVPQIILAPQTTEAAGHIAAVEQKLGAMELLWQSGLFRKSLLIIVLAVIWEAYARHLDNPLLFPTLSDTLTALYDRFADGVLPARIWTTLKILVTGYISGTVLAAVLTVVAINTRIGTDFLETMTAMFNPLPAISLLPLALIWFGLGPASLVFVLIHSVLWAVALNTHAGFLGVSRTLRMVGANYGLTGLSYVFRILIPAAFPSILTGLKIGWAFSWRTLIAAELVFGVSSGQGGLGWFIFENRNLLDIPSVFAGLLTVIVIGLIVENLVFQTIERRTLLKWGMKE; this is encoded by the coding sequence ATGAGTGTGCCACAGATCATCCTTGCCCCACAGACAACGGAAGCCGCTGGCCATATCGCGGCCGTCGAGCAGAAGCTCGGCGCGATGGAACTCCTTTGGCAGTCGGGCCTGTTCCGCAAGTCGTTGCTGATCATCGTCCTTGCCGTTATCTGGGAGGCCTATGCCCGGCATCTCGACAATCCGCTGCTGTTCCCGACACTCAGCGATACCTTGACGGCGCTTTACGATCGTTTCGCCGACGGCGTGCTGCCGGCCCGCATCTGGACCACGCTGAAGATACTGGTGACAGGGTACATCTCGGGAACGGTGCTCGCCGCCGTCCTGACGGTTGTTGCGATCAACACGCGCATCGGCACCGATTTTCTTGAGACCATGACGGCGATGTTCAATCCGCTGCCGGCCATCTCGCTGCTGCCGCTCGCGCTCATCTGGTTCGGCCTCGGCCCGGCGAGCCTCGTCTTCGTGCTCATACATTCCGTGCTCTGGGCCGTCGCGCTCAACACCCATGCGGGCTTTCTCGGCGTCTCGCGCACCTTGCGCATGGTCGGCGCGAACTACGGGTTGACGGGGCTATCCTATGTCTTCCGCATTCTGATCCCCGCCGCCTTCCCGTCGATCCTGACGGGCTTGAAAATCGGCTGGGCCTTCTCCTGGCGCACACTGATCGCCGCCGAGCTTGTCTTCGGCGTCTCCTCCGGCCAGGGCGGCCTCGGCTGGTTCATCTTCGAAAACCGCAATCTTCTCGATATCCCCTCGGTCTTTGCCGGCCTGCTGACTGTGATCGTCATCGGGCTTATTGTCGAAAACTTGGTTTTCCAGACGATCGAGCGCCGCACCCTGCTTAAATGGGGCATGAAGGAATGA
- a CDS encoding ABC transporter ATP-binding protein: MLQAKFADTPSTEKMTSKPLLNVDRVTLRYKTPNLLITATENVSFSVAQSDRFVLLGPSGCGKSTLLKAIGGYMTPTTGRIEIKGQPIRKPGADRMMVFQEFDQLLPWKTVLENVMFPLTTARRLPRSEAEAIARDYIEKVKLTRAVDTYPHMLSGGMKQRVAIARGMAMQPDILLMDEPFAALDALTRRQMQDELLQLWEDTRFTVIFVTHSIAEAIKISNRILLLSPHPGRVKAEVRDVETVRDDPAAAAKLEQEIHHMLFAEQGYRE, from the coding sequence ATGCTTCAGGCAAAATTCGCCGATACGCCGAGCACAGAAAAAATGACCTCAAAGCCGCTCTTGAATGTTGATAGAGTGACGCTTCGCTACAAGACGCCGAACCTGTTGATCACCGCAACCGAAAACGTCAGTTTCTCGGTCGCCCAATCCGATCGCTTCGTTCTCCTCGGCCCGTCGGGTTGCGGAAAATCGACGCTGCTGAAGGCCATCGGCGGATATATGACACCGACGACCGGCCGGATCGAAATCAAGGGGCAACCGATCAGGAAACCCGGCGCCGATCGCATGATGGTCTTCCAGGAATTCGACCAGTTGCTGCCCTGGAAGACAGTGCTGGAAAACGTCATGTTCCCGCTGACGACGGCCCGCCGCCTGCCGCGGAGCGAAGCCGAGGCCATTGCCCGCGACTATATCGAAAAGGTCAAGCTCACCCGTGCGGTCGATACCTACCCGCATATGCTGTCCGGTGGCATGAAGCAGCGCGTCGCGATTGCGCGCGGCATGGCCATGCAGCCCGATATCCTCTTGATGGACGAGCCATTCGCGGCACTCGATGCCCTTACCCGCCGGCAGATGCAGGACGAACTTCTGCAGCTTTGGGAAGATACCCGCTTCACCGTCATCTTCGTGACGCACTCGATCGCCGAGGCGATCAAGATCTCCAATCGCATCCTGCTGCTGTCGCCGCATCCCGGCCGCGTCAAGGCCGAAGTGCGCGATGTGGAAACCGTCCGCGACGATCCCGCGGCGGCGGCCAAACTGGAGCAGGAAATCCACCACATGCTGTTTGCCGAGCAGGGATACAGGGAGTAA
- the nadC gene encoding carboxylating nicotinate-nucleotide diphosphorylase, producing the protein MMLAPLPRLIVEPLVRNALVEDLGLAGDVTSTAVIPATHRSRVAMVNRQPGVVAGLDASELAFQLVDPAIVMTRHVPDGTKVGVGEVIATVEGPSRGLLTAERTALNFLGHLSGIASVTGSIVEAIASTKASIVCTRKTTPGLRALEKYAVRAGGGMNHRFALYDAVLIKDNHVAIAGGIAEAIRRAKAGAGHMVKIEVEVDTLAQLREAMQEGVDAVLLDNMTPDQLREAVDIVGGRAITEASGRITPATAAVIAASGVDLISVGWLTHSAPTLDIGLDWKAVA; encoded by the coding sequence ATGATGCTTGCTCCCCTCCCGCGCCTGATCGTCGAACCGCTGGTGCGCAATGCGCTTGTGGAAGATCTCGGCCTTGCCGGCGACGTCACCTCCACCGCCGTCATCCCCGCCACGCATCGCTCCCGCGTCGCCATGGTCAACCGGCAGCCGGGCGTGGTCGCAGGCCTTGATGCGTCCGAACTTGCCTTCCAATTGGTCGATCCTGCCATCGTCATGACCCGCCACGTGCCCGATGGCACGAAGGTTGGTGTCGGCGAGGTCATTGCAACGGTCGAAGGGCCGTCCCGCGGTCTGCTGACGGCGGAGCGGACTGCGCTCAATTTCCTCGGCCATCTCTCCGGCATTGCCTCCGTCACCGGCAGCATCGTCGAGGCGATCGCCAGCACGAAGGCATCGATCGTCTGTACGCGCAAGACGACGCCCGGTCTGAGAGCCCTGGAGAAATACGCGGTTCGTGCCGGCGGCGGTATGAACCATCGTTTCGCGCTCTATGACGCGGTGCTGATCAAGGACAACCACGTCGCCATTGCCGGCGGCATCGCAGAAGCCATTCGTCGCGCCAAGGCCGGAGCCGGTCACATGGTCAAGATCGAAGTCGAGGTCGATACGCTGGCGCAGCTTCGCGAAGCGATGCAGGAAGGCGTCGATGCCGTGCTGCTCGACAATATGACGCCGGACCAACTGCGCGAGGCGGTCGATATCGTCGGCGGCCGGGCGATCACCGAAGCCTCCGGGCGCATCACGCCGGCAACGGCTGCCGTGATCGCCGCATCCGGCGTCGATCTCATATCCGTCGGTTGGCTGACTCATAGTGCGCCGACGCTCGATATCGGGCTGGATTGGAAGGCGGTGGCCTGA
- a CDS encoding ribonuclease activity regulator RraA, with translation MSNYVLSTETRDKLMGVATPTIATALFRRGLRNQFIQDVRPLSPKKANMVGQAFTLRYIPAREDLNTLEVFRNPEHPQRAAVEQCPPGFVLVMDSRKDARAASAGSILISRLQVRGVAGVVTDGGFRDSPEIAALDIPSYHHRPSAPTNLTLHQAIEINGPIGCGDVAVFPGDVLVGDNEGVIVIPAHLADEIANETVEMTAYEDFVTEEVMNGATIIGLYPATSDAPKLKFAEWRKQKGR, from the coding sequence ATGAGCAATTACGTGCTGAGCACCGAGACGCGCGACAAGCTGATGGGCGTCGCGACACCGACAATCGCCACCGCGCTTTTCAGGCGCGGCCTGCGCAATCAGTTCATTCAGGATGTCCGACCGCTTTCGCCGAAGAAGGCGAACATGGTCGGCCAGGCCTTCACGCTGCGCTATATTCCGGCACGCGAGGACCTGAACACGCTCGAAGTCTTCCGCAACCCGGAGCATCCGCAACGCGCCGCCGTCGAGCAATGCCCGCCCGGCTTCGTGCTGGTCATGGATAGCCGCAAGGATGCACGCGCCGCCTCGGCGGGCTCGATCCTGATCTCGCGCCTGCAGGTGCGCGGCGTAGCCGGCGTCGTCACCGACGGCGGTTTCCGCGACAGCCCGGAAATCGCCGCCCTCGATATCCCCTCCTATCATCACCGCCCGTCCGCCCCGACGAACCTGACGCTGCATCAGGCGATCGAAATCAATGGTCCGATCGGCTGCGGCGATGTCGCGGTCTTCCCCGGCGACGTTCTCGTCGGCGACAATGAGGGCGTTATCGTCATCCCCGCCCATCTCGCCGATGAGATCGCCAATGAGACCGTGGAGATGACGGCCTACGAGGACTTCGTCACCGAGGAAGTCATGAACGGCGCGACCATCATCGGTCTCTATCCGGCAACCAGCGACGCGCCGAAACTGAAATTCGCCGAATGGCGCAAGCAAAAGGGCCGCTGA
- a CDS encoding GntR family transcriptional regulator: protein MKLNPKEFALDRSRQVGPQILEILRSRILSMSLPPTTVLSRISLQSEFNVSQTPVRDALIRLEEEGLVEVYPQYATVVARIDIRNATEAHFLRLSIELEAVRRLAAESPAETAAILEGILARQKHVVSQETYDLFDVLDKDFHRVLYERAGILGLWSTVRRQSVHLDRLRMLNLPMPGKLEQIIVDHQAVVDAVRSADSEAAVAALRRHLSGTLSIVDLICEQYPDYVSR, encoded by the coding sequence GTGAAGCTCAACCCGAAAGAATTCGCCCTCGATCGCTCCCGCCAAGTTGGGCCTCAGATCCTGGAGATCCTACGATCGCGCATTCTTTCGATGAGCCTGCCACCGACGACGGTCTTGTCGCGCATTTCGCTGCAAAGCGAATTCAATGTCAGCCAGACCCCCGTGCGCGATGCCCTGATCCGGCTTGAGGAAGAGGGGTTGGTGGAGGTCTATCCACAGTATGCGACGGTTGTCGCGAGGATCGATATCCGCAACGCGACCGAGGCGCATTTCCTGCGATTGTCGATCGAGCTGGAGGCGGTCCGCAGGCTGGCTGCCGAGTCGCCTGCGGAAACGGCAGCAATCCTTGAAGGCATTCTGGCTCGTCAGAAGCATGTGGTGTCGCAGGAAACCTATGATCTCTTCGATGTGCTCGACAAGGATTTCCATCGCGTTCTTTATGAGCGAGCCGGCATTCTCGGCCTGTGGTCGACGGTCCGGCGCCAGAGCGTGCATCTCGACCGGCTGCGCATGCTCAACCTGCCGATGCCGGGCAAGCTCGAGCAGATTATTGTCGACCATCAAGCCGTGGTCGATGCCGTCCGCTCAGCCGATTCGGAGGCTGCCGTGGCTGCTTTGCGCCGACACCTGTCAGGCACTTTGTCGATCGTCGATCTCATTTGCGAACAATATCCGGATTATGTGAGCAGGTAA
- a CDS encoding DUF922 domain-containing protein, which produces MAIAIVSLPMVAHADWQAVETTKTYAIAGTSGAELYDSIGERGPLLGPKVRAIAHTDFKLTWTRKYEPQPDGACTITVNIPKLIITYTLPKPSAQLPASTRKSWQKFIAGVEAHERVHGGFIKDMVKEIEAVSVGFSVPDDPKCSKIRVELTKRLGEISNRERQRNSDFDKVEFSDGGNLQQLVLKLVREE; this is translated from the coding sequence ATGGCGATCGCCATCGTCTCATTGCCGATGGTGGCCCATGCCGATTGGCAGGCGGTGGAGACGACCAAGACCTATGCGATTGCCGGGACAAGCGGGGCCGAGCTTTACGACTCGATCGGCGAGCGCGGTCCATTGCTCGGGCCGAAAGTGCGGGCGATCGCCCATACCGATTTCAAGCTGACCTGGACGCGCAAATACGAACCGCAGCCGGATGGCGCCTGCACGATCACGGTCAACATACCAAAACTGATCATCACCTACACATTGCCGAAGCCTTCGGCGCAATTGCCGGCATCGACCCGCAAAAGCTGGCAGAAATTCATCGCAGGCGTCGAAGCGCATGAGCGGGTGCATGGTGGCTTCATCAAGGACATGGTCAAGGAAATCGAAGCTGTGAGCGTCGGTTTTTCCGTGCCCGATGATCCCAAATGCAGCAAGATCCGCGTTGAACTCACGAAGCGGCTCGGCGAGATTTCCAACAGGGAGCGGCAGCGCAACAGCGATTTCGACAAGGTCGAATTCAGCGATGGCGGCAATCTCCAGCAGCTCGTTCTGAAGCTGGTCAGGGAAGAATAG